A region of Massilia sp. KIM DNA encodes the following proteins:
- a CDS encoding CBS domain-containing protein, with protein sequence MKVSEILQVKGEVLYTVAPDTPLVDAVETMSEKDIGSLVVMEYGDLVGMLTFREVMKALHGNRGALGGGTVRKHMDDSPITVTPDTEVNEVRRIMLEKHARYLPVMNARTLLGVISFYDVAKAVLEAQSFENRMLKAYIRDWPAEETATD encoded by the coding sequence ATGAAAGTCTCCGAGATCCTGCAGGTCAAGGGTGAAGTCCTGTATACCGTAGCGCCCGACACGCCGCTGGTCGATGCGGTGGAAACGATGTCCGAGAAAGACATCGGTTCGCTGGTGGTGATGGAATACGGCGACCTGGTCGGCATGCTGACCTTCCGCGAAGTGATGAAGGCCCTGCACGGCAACCGCGGCGCCCTCGGCGGCGGCACGGTGCGCAAGCACATGGACGACAGCCCGATCACCGTCACCCCCGACACCGAAGTCAACGAGGTGCGCCGCATCATGCTCGAGAAGCACGCGCGCTACCTGCCGGTGATGAACGCCCGCACCCTGCTGGGCGTGATCTCCTTCTACGACGTGGCCAAGGCGGTGCTGGAGGCGCAGAGCTTCGAGAACCGCATGCTCAAGGCCTACATCCGCGACTGGCCGGCCGAGGAAACCGCGACCGACTGA
- a CDS encoding O-acetylhomoserine aminocarboxypropyltransferase, producing the protein MSGPRYPGFDTLSLHAGATADPATGARATPIHFTSSFAFRDADHAAALFNMERAGHVYTRISNPTNAVLEERIAALEGGVAGIATASGQAALHLGLATIAGAGSHIVASRALYGGSHNLLAYTLRRFGVETSFVDPRDHDAWRAAIRPNTRVLFGETLGNPGLDVLDIPALSAIAHEHDLPLMVDATFTTPYLQQPLELGADLLFHSATKFLCGHGTAVGGLLVDGGRFDWQAAHERSGRFPELCEPYEGFHGMVFSEESTVGAFALRARREGLRDFGAAMSPHNAFAILQGIETLGLRMERHVANARRVVEFLLAHPAVASVSWPELDSHPDHLLARRLLPKGCGAVFTFELKGDRAAGRRFADGLQLFSHLANVGDAKSLVIHPASTTHFRVPAAQLAASGITEATMRLSVGLEDPDDLIEDLKRGLKLAQKGA; encoded by the coding sequence ATGAGCGGTCCCCGTTACCCCGGCTTCGATACGCTTTCCCTGCACGCAGGCGCCACGGCCGACCCCGCCACCGGCGCGCGCGCGACCCCGATCCATTTCACCTCCTCCTTCGCCTTCCGCGACGCCGACCACGCCGCCGCCCTGTTCAACATGGAGCGCGCCGGCCACGTCTATACACGCATCTCGAACCCGACCAACGCCGTGCTGGAAGAGCGCATCGCCGCCCTCGAAGGCGGGGTGGCCGGCATCGCCACCGCCAGCGGCCAGGCCGCGCTGCACCTGGGCCTGGCGACCATCGCCGGCGCCGGCTCGCACATCGTGGCCTCGCGCGCCCTGTACGGCGGCTCGCACAACCTGCTGGCCTATACCCTGCGCCGCTTCGGCGTCGAGACCAGCTTCGTCGATCCGCGCGACCACGACGCCTGGCGCGCCGCGATCCGTCCGAACACCCGGGTCCTGTTCGGCGAGACCCTCGGCAATCCGGGCCTGGACGTGCTCGACATCCCGGCGCTGAGCGCCATCGCCCACGAGCACGACCTGCCGCTGATGGTCGACGCGACCTTCACCACGCCCTATCTGCAGCAGCCCCTGGAACTGGGCGCCGACCTGCTGTTCCACTCGGCCACCAAGTTCCTGTGCGGGCACGGCACCGCCGTCGGCGGCCTGCTGGTCGATGGCGGCCGCTTCGACTGGCAGGCGGCGCACGAGAGGAGCGGCCGCTTTCCCGAGTTGTGCGAACCCTACGAGGGCTTCCATGGCATGGTGTTCAGCGAAGAGTCGACGGTCGGCGCGTTTGCCCTGCGCGCGCGGCGCGAAGGCCTGCGCGACTTCGGCGCGGCCATGAGCCCGCACAACGCCTTCGCCATCCTGCAGGGGATCGAAACCCTGGGCCTGCGCATGGAGCGCCACGTGGCCAACGCGCGCCGCGTGGTCGAGTTCCTGCTCGCCCATCCGGCGGTGGCCTCGGTGTCCTGGCCCGAGCTCGACAGCCACCCCGACCACCTGCTGGCGCGGCGCCTGCTGCCCAAGGGCTGCGGCGCCGTGTTCACCTTCGAGCTCAAGGGCGACCGCGCCGCCGGCCGCCGCTTCGCCGACGGCCTGCAGCTGTTCTCGCACCTGGCCAACGTGGGCGACGCCAAGTCCCTGGTCATCCACCCGGCCTCGACCACCCATTTCCGCGTCCCGGCCGCGCAACTGGCCGCCAGCGGCATCACCGAGGCCACGATGCGACTCTCGGTCGGCCTGGAAGACCCGGACGACCTGATCGAGGACCTCAAGCGCGGCCTGAAGCTGGCCCAGAAAGGCGCCTGA
- a CDS encoding alpha/beta fold hydrolase, producing the protein MMLDVHGKPAYCYTGGNAFDPRLPAIVLVHGAQNDHSVWGLQSRYLAHHGYAVLVPDLPGHGRSGGPALRSVEALADWLLALLDAAGVGRALLAGHSMGSLVALEAGARAPKRVTGLALLGTTWPMKVSDALLASALNDEAAAIDMVNIFSHSTLAAKPSAPGPGFSVMGGARRLMQRMSARNPDQLFHTDFSTCNDYAGGEAAARALDCPVLFVFGNKDVMTPPRSAKLLTGAVRHGRIVTVEAGHSLMTEAPDAVLDALAGFAASATQEGGTAP; encoded by the coding sequence ATGATGCTCGACGTCCACGGCAAGCCAGCCTACTGCTACACCGGCGGCAATGCCTTCGATCCGCGGCTGCCGGCGATCGTGCTGGTCCACGGCGCCCAGAACGACCATTCGGTCTGGGGCCTGCAGAGCCGCTACCTGGCCCACCACGGCTACGCGGTGCTGGTGCCCGACCTGCCCGGCCATGGCAGGAGCGGCGGCCCGGCCCTGCGCAGCGTCGAGGCCCTCGCCGACTGGCTGCTGGCCCTGCTGGACGCCGCGGGCGTCGGGCGCGCCCTCCTGGCCGGCCACAGCATGGGCTCCCTGGTCGCCCTCGAAGCCGGCGCGCGCGCGCCCAAGCGCGTCACCGGACTCGCCCTGCTCGGCACCACCTGGCCGATGAAGGTGTCCGACGCCCTGCTCGCCAGCGCCCTGAATGACGAAGCGGCGGCGATCGACATGGTCAACATCTTCTCGCACTCGACGCTCGCCGCCAAACCCTCGGCCCCCGGCCCCGGCTTTTCGGTGATGGGCGGCGCGCGCCGGCTGATGCAGCGCATGTCGGCCCGCAATCCCGACCAGCTCTTCCATACCGACTTCAGCACTTGCAACGACTATGCCGGCGGCGAGGCGGCCGCCCGGGCGCTCGACTGCCCCGTGCTCTTTGTGTTCGGCAACAAAGACGTGATGACCCCGCCACGCTCCGCGAAACTCCTGACCGGCGCGGTCAGGCATGGCAGAATCGTCACCGTGGAAGCCGGCCACTCCCTCATGACCGAGGCACCCGATGCGGTGCTCGACGCCCTGGCCGGTTTCGCCGCGTCCGCCACCCAGGAAGGAGGAACCGCCCCATGA
- a CDS encoding DUF962 domain-containing protein, which yields MTAPARYASFAEFYPYYLTQHADRRCRRAHFIGTSSAIAAIAQFIDSMNAWWLLFALVSGYGGAWIGHFFYEKNKPASFGYPWYSFRADWVMYWQMLTGKLSW from the coding sequence ATGACCGCCCCCGCCCGCTACGCCAGCTTCGCGGAGTTCTATCCCTATTACCTGACCCAGCACGCCGACCGGCGCTGCCGGCGCGCCCACTTCATCGGCACCTCGTCCGCCATCGCGGCGATCGCCCAGTTCATCGACAGCATGAACGCGTGGTGGCTGCTGTTCGCCCTGGTCAGCGGCTATGGCGGGGCCTGGATCGGCCACTTCTTCTACGAGAAGAACAAGCCGGCCAGCTTCGGCTACCCCTGGTATTCGTTCCGGGCCGACTGGGTCATGTACTGGCAGATGCTTACGGGCAAGCTGAGCTGGTGA
- a CDS encoding PAS domain-containing protein yields the protein MKGFSLRSPITLATAFSVLALVLAFVTLSRGIRAEAESWRWVAHTREVLQQIQAAHTLTSEAESAQRGFLLTNNESFATAFSQARADLTREVRLLDALTSDNPQQQRLLPELEALLDQRMLLLERVLARARAGAAPDAATLEEGRQIKLRILAQARAMRDEEERLLVMRERAAERARRELVLAVGLVAGLAVFLVVMLWLLSHRYTARLRFGQARLDATLRSIGDGVIAADAQGRVRMLNPVAQELTGLTERAADGKALDQLLDLRSDAGAALTPAAAQGAIAPPILRAADGREFAVELSMRPIAPPDGPAEGTVVVLRDVSERSARQRALAESEANYRYTIELNPQIPWKAGPGGALVDVSERLLVLTGKPRAALLEEGWAAVADPADLAAMQTAWKRALASGRSYDLEHRIRTAQGETRWMRSRASPRRAADGAVIAWYGLTEDIHARKKAELALLTREGELRDRLVQLDTISRAVPVCLGYIAPDGRLLEMNEALAQFLGPGAAAGIGRPLAEQLPGPLAGPFTLAMQQVRRERRPLAELAFSTGEAPAPRRDWVGGFYPAIEHGELRGVVLALLDVSPLKAAQRELEEANLLLERRIEERTARLADANAELRAFAHTVAHDLRAPLRNLEGFASALLEDESERMSEDGRMFARRIVAAATRMDRLITDLLAYSRLARAEVHLERVELASVMQAVLRDLESAVAAAHARIEVDPGLPAVRGNAAILVQVLANLVGNAIKFVAPGVAPEVAVGALRAENTVELWIEDNGIGIAPEHHEQVFGVFERLHGQEQYPGTGIGLAIVRKGVERMGGSVAIKAGARGGARFELRLPAADIQHKGTHE from the coding sequence ATGAAAGGCTTCTCGCTGCGCTCCCCGATCACGCTGGCGACGGCCTTCAGCGTGCTGGCCCTGGTCCTGGCCTTCGTCACGCTCAGCCGCGGCATCCGCGCCGAGGCCGAGTCCTGGCGCTGGGTGGCGCATACCCGCGAGGTCCTGCAGCAGATCCAGGCCGCCCATACCCTCACCAGCGAAGCCGAATCCGCCCAGCGCGGGTTCTTGCTTACGAACAACGAATCCTTCGCCACCGCCTTCAGCCAGGCGCGCGCCGACCTGACCAGGGAGGTGCGCCTGCTGGACGCGCTCACCAGCGACAACCCGCAGCAGCAGCGCCTGCTGCCCGAACTCGAAGCCCTGCTCGACCAGCGCATGCTGCTGCTCGAGCGGGTACTGGCGCGCGCCCGCGCCGGGGCGGCGCCGGACGCCGCCACGCTCGAGGAAGGCCGCCAGATCAAGCTGCGCATCCTCGCGCAGGCGCGCGCCATGCGCGACGAGGAAGAACGCCTGCTGGTCATGCGCGAGCGGGCCGCCGAGCGGGCGCGCCGCGAACTGGTGCTGGCCGTCGGGCTGGTCGCGGGCCTGGCGGTCTTCCTGGTGGTGATGCTGTGGCTGCTGTCCCACCGCTACACGGCGCGCCTGCGTTTCGGCCAGGCGCGCCTGGACGCCACCCTGCGCAGCATCGGCGACGGCGTGATCGCGGCCGACGCGCAGGGCCGGGTCCGGATGCTCAACCCGGTGGCCCAGGAACTGACCGGGCTGACCGAACGGGCCGCCGACGGCAAGGCCCTGGACCAGCTGCTGGACCTGCGCAGCGACGCCGGCGCCGCGCTCACGCCCGCGGCCGCCCAGGGCGCCATCGCGCCGCCCATCCTGCGCGCGGCCGACGGACGCGAATTCGCGGTCGAGCTGTCGATGCGCCCGATCGCGCCTCCCGACGGTCCGGCCGAGGGGACCGTCGTGGTGCTGCGCGACGTCAGCGAGCGCAGCGCGCGCCAGCGCGCCCTGGCCGAATCCGAGGCCAACTACCGCTACACGATCGAGCTCAATCCGCAGATCCCGTGGAAGGCCGGCCCCGGCGGCGCCCTCGTCGACGTGTCCGAGCGCCTGCTGGTCCTGACCGGCAAGCCGCGCGCGGCCCTGCTCGAGGAAGGCTGGGCGGCGGTCGCCGATCCGGCCGACCTGGCCGCCATGCAGACCGCCTGGAAACGCGCCCTCGCGAGCGGCAGGTCCTACGACCTCGAACACCGGATCCGCACGGCGCAGGGCGAGACGCGCTGGATGCGCTCGCGCGCCAGCCCGCGCCGCGCCGCCGACGGCGCCGTGATCGCCTGGTATGGCCTGACCGAAGACATCCACGCGCGCAAGAAGGCGGAGCTGGCGCTCCTCACCCGCGAGGGCGAACTGCGCGACCGGCTGGTGCAGCTCGACACCATCAGCCGCGCCGTGCCGGTCTGCCTGGGCTACATCGCCCCGGACGGCCGCCTGCTCGAGATGAACGAGGCGCTCGCGCAGTTCCTCGGCCCGGGCGCCGCCGCCGGCATCGGCAGGCCGCTCGCCGAGCAGCTTCCCGGCCCGCTCGCGGGGCCGTTCACGCTGGCGATGCAGCAGGTCCGGCGCGAACGCAGGCCGCTGGCCGAGCTGGCCTTCTCGACCGGGGAGGCGCCGGCGCCGCGGCGCGACTGGGTGGGCGGCTTCTACCCCGCCATCGAGCACGGCGAACTGCGCGGCGTGGTCCTGGCCCTGCTCGACGTCAGCCCGCTCAAGGCGGCCCAGCGCGAACTGGAAGAAGCCAACCTGCTGCTGGAACGCCGCATCGAGGAACGCACCGCGCGCCTGGCCGACGCCAACGCCGAACTGCGCGCCTTCGCCCATACCGTCGCGCACGACCTGCGCGCCCCGCTGCGCAATCTCGAGGGCTTCGCCAGCGCCCTGCTCGAGGACGAGTCGGAGCGGATGTCGGAAGACGGCCGCATGTTCGCGCGCCGGATCGTGGCCGCCGCCACCCGCATGGACCGCCTGATCACCGACCTGCTGGCCTACAGCCGCCTGGCGCGCGCCGAGGTCCACCTCGAGCGGGTCGAACTGGCGAGCGTGATGCAGGCCGTGCTGCGCGACCTGGAATCGGCGGTCGCCGCCGCCCACGCCCGGATCGAGGTCGACCCCGGGCTGCCGGCGGTGCGCGGCAATGCCGCGATCCTGGTCCAGGTGCTGGCCAACCTGGTGGGCAATGCGATCAAGTTCGTCGCCCCCGGGGTGGCGCCGGAGGTCGCGGTGGGCGCCCTGCGGGCGGAAAACACGGTCGAGCTCTGGATAGAGGATAATGGCATCGGCATCGCCCCCGAGCACCATGAGCAGGTGTTCGGCGTGTTCGAGCGCCTGCATGGCCAGGAACAGTATCCCGGCACGGGCATCGGACTGGCGATCGTCAGGAAAGGCGTGGAACGCATGGGCGGCAGCGTCGCGATCAAGGCCGGCGCCCGGGGCGGCGCCCGCTTCGAACTGCGCCTGCCGGCGGCGGATATTCAACACAAGGGAACACATGAATAA
- a CDS encoding response regulator: protein MNNGAIDLRADGLPTVLLVEDSVDDVLLVRRALNKAGLAVRLEVAADGDAALACLGADTSGRERLAPDLILLDLKLPRRSGLDVLRWIRSRAELAATPVVVLTSSAEHEDIQGAYAAGANSYLQKPVAFQGLVQLLAALDLYWFRHNLSAPPFPAPHSHDRSTT from the coding sequence ATGAATAATGGGGCGATCGACCTGCGGGCGGATGGCCTGCCCACCGTCCTGCTGGTCGAGGACAGCGTGGACGACGTGCTGCTGGTGCGGCGCGCACTGAACAAGGCCGGGCTCGCGGTGCGCCTGGAGGTGGCGGCCGACGGCGACGCCGCCCTCGCCTGCCTGGGCGCGGACACGTCCGGCCGGGAGCGGCTGGCGCCCGACCTGATCCTGCTCGACCTGAAGCTGCCGCGGCGCTCGGGCCTGGACGTGCTGCGCTGGATCCGCTCGCGCGCCGAGCTGGCCGCCACGCCGGTGGTGGTGCTGACCTCCTCGGCCGAACACGAGGACATCCAGGGCGCCTACGCGGCGGGCGCCAACTCCTACCTGCAGAAACCGGTGGCCTTCCAGGGCCTGGTCCAGCTGCTGGCGGCGCTAGACCTCTACTGGTTCAGGCATAATCTGAGCGCGCCGCCCTTCCCCGCGCCGCACAGCCATGACAGAAGCACGACGTGA
- a CDS encoding ATP-binding protein, translating to MTLTILLLDDNPDDRALARRELERHFPGCLVREVGDRASFDAEMQAGLKVDLIITDFQMRWITGLDILKQVKAYDAQLPVIMFTATGTQEVAVEAMKLGLDDYVIKSPRHYARLPVAVRTCLDRHEIRARAIRSETRLAALLENIQLGVFRMSLDGQLEEANRAFWSMLGGDPSAPQGWGHPLREHVLARLPQLHAALDSAELQAELPDTSGETPGGSRFYVVKLVRVKVNGHDAIDGIVEDATTLRRASAEILRLNTELERRIVERTRQLEEANEALETFGFSVSHDLREPLRTIQGYANALRQDLHTGRPADLERYAERIDSIAARVDLMVSDLLEFARLSRADIPSENVALAQAVSDAQAGLQNDPAYRAAVVQVDVDACLQVRAHRPVLVQAICNLLGNAVKFVRPNTHAAVNIVARIHGDQVRLEVQDNGIGMADEARERVFNVFERLHGEEEYPGTGIGLAIVKKGVERMGGRVGVESAPGVGSTFWIELPNA from the coding sequence GTGACCCTCACTATCCTACTGCTTGACGACAATCCGGACGACCGCGCCCTCGCCCGGCGCGAACTCGAACGCCATTTCCCCGGCTGCCTGGTGCGCGAAGTCGGCGACCGCGCCAGCTTCGACGCCGAGATGCAGGCCGGCCTGAAAGTCGACCTCATCATCACCGATTTCCAGATGCGCTGGATCACCGGCCTGGACATCCTCAAGCAGGTCAAGGCCTACGACGCCCAGCTGCCGGTCATCATGTTCACCGCCACCGGCACCCAGGAAGTCGCGGTCGAGGCCATGAAGCTGGGCCTGGACGACTACGTGATCAAGAGTCCGCGCCACTACGCCCGCCTGCCGGTGGCCGTGCGCACCTGCCTCGACCGCCACGAGATCCGGGCGCGCGCGATCCGTTCCGAAACCCGCCTGGCGGCCCTGCTGGAGAACATCCAGCTGGGCGTGTTCCGCATGTCGCTCGACGGCCAGCTGGAGGAAGCCAACCGCGCCTTCTGGAGCATGCTGGGCGGCGACCCCTCGGCGCCCCAGGGCTGGGGCCACCCCTTGCGCGAACACGTGCTGGCGCGCCTGCCGCAACTGCACGCCGCCCTCGACAGCGCCGAACTGCAGGCGGAGCTGCCCGACACCTCGGGCGAGACCCCGGGCGGCAGCCGCTTCTACGTGGTCAAGCTGGTGCGGGTGAAGGTCAACGGCCACGACGCCATCGACGGCATCGTCGAGGACGCGACCACCTTGCGCCGCGCCAGCGCCGAGATCCTGCGCCTGAACACCGAACTCGAACGCCGGATCGTCGAGCGCACCCGCCAGCTCGAGGAGGCCAACGAAGCCCTGGAGACCTTCGGCTTCTCGGTCTCGCACGACCTGCGCGAGCCGCTGCGCACCATCCAGGGCTATGCCAATGCGCTGCGCCAGGATCTGCACACCGGCCGCCCCGCCGACCTCGAGCGCTATGCCGAGCGCATCGACAGCATCGCCGCCCGGGTCGACCTGATGGTGTCCGACCTGCTGGAGTTCGCGCGCCTGTCGCGCGCCGATATTCCATCGGAGAACGTGGCCCTGGCCCAGGCGGTGAGCGACGCCCAGGCCGGCCTGCAGAACGACCCGGCCTACCGCGCGGCGGTGGTCCAGGTCGACGTCGACGCATGCCTGCAGGTGCGCGCCCACCGCCCGGTGCTGGTCCAGGCCATCTGCAACCTGCTGGGCAACGCCGTCAAGTTCGTGCGCCCGAACACCCACGCCGCGGTGAACATCGTCGCCCGCATCCACGGCGACCAGGTGCGGCTCGAGGTCCAGGACAACGGCATCGGCATGGCCGACGAAGCGCGCGAGCGCGTCTTCAACGTGTTCGAGCGCCTGCACGGGGAAGAAGAGTATCCCGGCACCGGCATTGGCCTCGCGATCGTCAAGAAGGGCGTGGAACGCATGGGCGGCCGGGTGGGCGTGGAATCGGCCCCGGGTGTCGGCTCGACCTTCTGGATCGAGTTGCCCAATGCTTGA
- a CDS encoding response regulator, with the protein MLEDPKSGAPLRLILIDDNPDDRALVERELRLRIAELEVRHVPDAAALEAALAQGAFDVAVTDYRLRWTLGTEVLRAIKAHYPDVPVVMFTGSGNEEVAVQAMKDGLDDYITKTPKHYPRVPYAVLACFERASNRVRLREALERESLAKARLEVALRSAGMGTWQFLPAAARFSLSPEVGPMLGRQAAALELTAQELQAQVDPQDLEALRQAWDAALAADAADPAFSAEFRVHGADGLTRWLGVSGAAVQAEAGPPRLLIGTARDVSAAVAAREEQRRQQRELELANRQKTEFLSVLAHELRNPMAAIGYSAGMLARHAPPETVMRAREVIGRQSAHMKKLLDDLLDLSRITHQRIELAMVPLDLRRVIEHSFDSVRPVMETLGHVASFDLGQAPLTVLGDEVRLTQVMSNLLQNAAKFTPPGGRIDVSATVEGAMAVVTVADNGVGIPADQLERVFEMFSQAESKVSGGTPGLGIGLAVVRRLVELHGGAARADSGGPGSGTRIRLTLPLTQALPAHDAEYEKPGGPMRARLLVADDNADAAELLADLLRLEGYEVKVAYDGKQAIEIATAWRPELMVLDVGMPHRSGHDVARWVRAQAWGREVRLAALTGWGQREDKAASADAGFDLHLVKPVAPEEIVAALRRLADA; encoded by the coding sequence ATGCTTGAGGACCCGAAGTCCGGTGCGCCGCTGCGCCTGATCCTGATCGACGACAATCCCGACGACAGGGCGCTGGTCGAACGCGAACTGCGCCTGCGCATCGCCGAACTGGAGGTGCGCCACGTCCCCGACGCCGCGGCCCTCGAAGCCGCGCTGGCGCAAGGGGCCTTCGACGTCGCGGTCACCGACTACCGGCTGCGCTGGACCCTCGGCACCGAGGTGCTGCGGGCGATCAAGGCGCACTACCCGGACGTGCCGGTGGTCATGTTCACCGGCAGCGGGAACGAGGAAGTGGCGGTCCAGGCCATGAAGGACGGCCTGGACGACTACATCACCAAGACGCCCAAGCATTACCCGCGCGTTCCCTACGCGGTGCTGGCCTGCTTCGAGCGCGCCAGCAACCGGGTCAGGCTGCGCGAGGCGCTGGAGCGCGAGTCGCTGGCCAAGGCCAGGCTCGAGGTCGCCCTGCGCTCGGCCGGCATGGGGACCTGGCAGTTCCTGCCCGCCGCCGCCCGCTTTTCGCTCTCGCCCGAAGTGGGGCCCATGCTGGGCCGCCAAGCCGCCGCGCTGGAACTGACGGCGCAGGAGCTGCAGGCCCAGGTCGATCCCCAGGACCTGGAGGCCCTGCGCCAGGCTTGGGACGCGGCGCTGGCCGCCGACGCCGCCGACCCCGCCTTCAGCGCCGAGTTCCGCGTCCACGGCGCCGACGGCCTCACCCGCTGGCTGGGCGTCAGCGGCGCCGCGGTGCAAGCCGAGGCGGGCCCGCCCCGGCTGCTGATCGGCACCGCGCGCGACGTCAGCGCGGCGGTCGCGGCGCGCGAGGAGCAGCGCCGCCAGCAGCGCGAACTCGAACTGGCCAATCGCCAGAAGACCGAATTCCTGTCGGTGCTGGCGCACGAGCTGCGTAATCCCATGGCGGCGATCGGCTACTCGGCCGGTATGCTGGCCCGCCACGCGCCGCCGGAAACGGTGATGCGCGCGCGCGAGGTGATCGGGCGCCAGAGCGCCCACATGAAAAAGCTGCTCGACGACCTGCTCGACCTGAGCCGGATTACCCACCAGCGCATCGAGCTGGCCATGGTCCCGCTCGACCTGCGGCGCGTGATCGAGCATTCCTTCGACAGCGTGCGCCCGGTCATGGAGACGCTCGGCCACGTGGCCAGCTTCGACCTCGGCCAGGCGCCGCTGACCGTGCTGGGCGACGAGGTCCGCCTCACCCAGGTGATGAGCAACCTGCTGCAGAACGCCGCCAAGTTCACCCCGCCCGGCGGACGCATCGACGTCAGCGCCACGGTCGAAGGCGCGATGGCGGTGGTGACGGTGGCCGACAACGGCGTCGGGATTCCCGCCGACCAACTCGAGCGGGTGTTCGAAATGTTCTCCCAGGCCGAATCCAAGGTCAGCGGCGGCACGCCGGGCCTGGGCATCGGCCTGGCGGTGGTGCGCAGGCTGGTGGAACTGCACGGCGGCGCGGCGCGCGCCGACAGCGGGGGTCCGGGGAGCGGCACCCGCATCCGCCTGACCCTGCCCCTCACCCAGGCGCTGCCGGCGCACGACGCGGAGTACGAGAAACCGGGCGGGCCGATGCGCGCGCGCCTGCTGGTGGCCGACGACAACGCGGACGCCGCCGAACTGCTCGCCGACCTGCTCAGGCTGGAAGGCTACGAGGTCAAGGTCGCCTACGACGGCAAGCAGGCGATCGAGATCGCCACCGCCTGGCGGCCCGAGCTGATGGTGCTCGACGTCGGCATGCCCCACCGCAGCGGCCACGACGTGGCGCGCTGGGTGCGCGCCCAAGCCTGGGGCCGCGAGGTGAGGCTGGCGGCCCTGACGGGCTGGGGTCAGCGCGAGGACAAGGCGGCCAGCGCCGACGCCGGCTTCGACCTGCACCTGGTCAAGCCGGTGGCGCCCGAGGAGATCGTCGCCGCGCTGCGGCGCCTTGCCGACGCCTGA
- a CDS encoding YihY family inner membrane protein — MFNVSVDRMRGLTWAETRDLVRFARRRLTEEKLPQVAGSLTFTTTLALVPLLTIVLAIFTTFPVFGQLRTALDTWFVQTLMPKAIANTISSNLTQFASKAKGLSAVGAVALLFTTTMMMGMIERAFNRIWGVRRPRKLSQRILVYWALVSLGPILFGLSLTATSQLFTATGGLTRQLPFVGALFYTVVSIGLTTGAYTLLYMTVPNRAVDWRDAVWGGLAAAIAFEIAKRLFALFIRQFPTYAIIYGALAALPLFLIWIYLSWLITLVGAVLTAALPVVKYERWRHQPVPGSAFVDAMAVLKVLYGSTHLTGTALVPSSAIRTHTRIGYEEMEMLLEKMVAAGWVGRVKDDLSARSRWGRGVRETADNWVLLIDPDKLRLADVYRLFVFEAPDAEPGKAEEPLPATPLALDTAALARQVEGAVEQGLEQSLASHFGDPGRQAQAASATGA, encoded by the coding sequence ATGTTCAACGTCAGCGTCGACCGCATGCGCGGGCTCACCTGGGCCGAAACGCGCGACCTCGTGCGTTTCGCGCGGCGCCGCCTGACCGAGGAGAAACTGCCCCAGGTCGCGGGCAGCCTCACCTTCACCACCACCCTGGCCCTGGTGCCCCTGCTGACGATCGTACTGGCCATTTTTACCACGTTTCCGGTCTTCGGTCAGTTGCGCACGGCCCTCGACACCTGGTTTGTGCAGACCCTGATGCCGAAGGCGATCGCCAACACGATCTCGTCCAACCTGACCCAGTTCGCCAGCAAGGCCAAGGGCCTGTCGGCGGTGGGCGCGGTGGCCCTGCTGTTCACCACCACGATGATGATGGGCATGATCGAGCGCGCCTTCAACCGGATCTGGGGCGTGCGCCGGCCGCGCAAGCTGTCGCAGCGCATCCTGGTCTACTGGGCCCTGGTGTCGCTGGGGCCGATCCTGTTCGGCCTGTCGCTGACCGCGACCTCGCAGCTGTTCACCGCCACCGGCGGGCTGACCCGCCAGCTGCCCTTCGTCGGGGCGCTGTTCTATACCGTGGTGTCGATCGGCCTCACCACCGGCGCCTACACCCTGCTGTACATGACCGTGCCCAACCGCGCGGTCGACTGGCGCGACGCCGTCTGGGGCGGCCTGGCGGCGGCCATCGCCTTCGAAATCGCCAAGCGCCTGTTCGCGCTCTTCATCCGCCAGTTCCCGACCTACGCCATCATCTACGGCGCGCTGGCGGCGCTGCCGCTGTTCCTGATCTGGATCTACCTGTCCTGGCTGATCACCCTGGTCGGCGCGGTGCTGACCGCGGCGCTGCCGGTGGTGAAGTACGAGCGCTGGCGCCACCAGCCGGTGCCGGGCAGCGCCTTCGTGGACGCGATGGCCGTGCTCAAGGTGCTGTACGGCAGCACCCACCTGACCGGCACCGCCCTGGTGCCGAGTTCCGCGATCCGCACCCATACCCGGATCGGCTACGAGGAAATGGAGATGCTGCTGGAGAAGATGGTGGCGGCGGGCTGGGTCGGACGGGTCAAGGACGATCTGTCGGCGCGTTCGCGCTGGGGGCGCGGGGTCAGGGAGACGGCCGACAACTGGGTCTTGTTGATCGACCCGGACAAGCTGCGCCTGGCCGACGTCTACCGCCTGTTCGTGTTCGAGGCACCGGACGCCGAGCCCGGCAAGGCGGAAGAGCCGCTGCCGGCCACGCCGCTGGCGCTCGACACGGCGGCGCTGGCGCGCCAGGTCGAGGGCGCGGTCGAGCAGGGGCTGGAGCAGAGCCTGGCCAGCCATTTCGGCGATCCGGGCAGGCAAGCCCAGGCGGCTTCGGCCACCGGCGCCTGA